The genomic stretch CGCATGCGCCGCCTCGGCGGCGGCTGCATCGAATGCCGGTGAGGTGGAGGCGCGTACCCGCATCGGCACGAAACTGAGGTGCGGCAGGATGCCGTCTTCGACCAAGCGGTTGTTGCAGCTGTCCAGAATTGCCGGGTAGAGGTCCGTGAGGGCTCTTTCAAACTGCTGGAACAGCTGCATCCGCGCGTAGCGGGAGAGCTTGAGCCGGTCGGCGGACTCGGCGGTCGCGGCGCACAGGGCGCGCGGCGCCAGCGGCAGGGTGTCGGCATCGAACGCGGGGGCGCCGGCCAGCACGCCAAAGCGCTGGCCAAGCAGCTGCAGACCCAGACTGTTGCGCGCCTCGATGCGGCTGGCGATGGTGTCGAGCACGAATTCGTCGCTGACCCCGTCCTCCTCCAGCAGGCTCAGGGTCAGGACCTGGGGCGCATCGGTTTCCTGCTCCTCGTGGCGGCGCGCGCTTTGCAGGCCGGCCAGCGAGGCTTCGACATGGTCGAGGAATCCGCGGACGAAGACCGCCGCGCCGCCCCCGAGACTGCGCATGGAGGAAATCCGGGCCTGCTCCAGCACGGGGTCGCTGCCCGCCGCGGTGCGGGCGAGCGCGAGTTCGGTTTCATGCAGAATGCGCGGCAGCAGCTGTTCCATCGTGGGCCGCAGGTCGGCCAGCAGATGTTCCAGCGCCTGGCGCACGCGCCTGGGGAGGCGGGCGGTCGCCAGCGAGGGTGACGCGTTGCTTGTGGGTGCGGTCGAGGACACGGCGCGTCGGCGCCCCCCTTGGCGCTTTGGCAATCCGGCCATGTTATGCGGCAAGCGTCACAGTCTCAATCACGCTGTCCAAGCGCGTGCGGCTGTCCGTGCAGGTTTTTCCCGGCTCAGTCGAGGAACAGCCCGATCACGTCATTGGCGAAGCGGCGACCCAACTCGGTCGGGCGCAGCCAGGCCGGGTCCGGCTCCAGCCAGCCGCGGATGCGCGCCAAGGCCACCCGGTCCGCGATGGCGGCGGCCGGCAGCCCCGTGCGCGCTTCGAACATCGCCATCGGTACGCCTTCGTTGAGTCGCAGGGCGTTGAGCATGAAGTCGAACGGCAGCCGCTGCGCGGTCAGGTATTCGTCGCCACCGATTGCCGCGGCAGTGCCGGCCTTGGCCAGGTAGTCGGTGGGATGCTTGAGTTTCCAGCGCCGCAGCACCTGCTGGGTGGCGCCGAGGGTCAGCTTGCCGTGGGCTCCGGCGCCGATGCCGAGGTAGTCACCGAAGCGCCAGTAGTTGAGGTTGTGCCGGCACTGGCGGCCGTCGCGTGCGTAGGCGCTGATCTCGTACTGGGCGAAACCGGCGTCGGCCAGCCGCGCCTGGCAGGCCTCCTGCATGTCCCAGGCGGAATCCTCGTCGGGGATGCCGGCCGGCACCCGCGCGGCGAACACGGTGTTCGGCTCCAGCGTGAGCTGGTAGTGGCTGATGTGCGTCGGCGCCAGCGCGACCGCGCGCTCGACGTCGTCCAGCGCCATCGCCAGCGTCTGCTGCGGCAGCGCGTACATCAGGTCGAGGTTGAGGTTGTCGAAGCCTGCATCCTGCGCCGACTTCACCGCGCGCTCGGCGTCGCCGCTGCTGTGGATGCGGCCGAGCCGCTGCAGGCAGCCGTCGTCGAAGCTCTGCACGCCGAAGCTCAGGCGATTGACCCCGGCGGCGCGGTATCCGGGGAACGGGCCATGCTCCACCGTGCCGGGGTTGGTCTCGAGGGTGATCTCCACGTCGGGGGCAAAGCGCAGCCGC from Thermomonas sp. XSG encodes the following:
- the hemW gene encoding radical SAM family heme chaperone HemW — translated: MPNMLTPPPLSLYVHLPWCVRKCPYCDFNSHAAKGALPLDAYIDALLADLDFDLPLAWGRIVHSVFFGGGTPSLFPPEAIDRFLQQASARLRFAPDVEITLETNPGTVEHGPFPGYRAAGVNRLSFGVQSFDDGCLQRLGRIHSSGDAERAVKSAQDAGFDNLNLDLMYALPQQTLAMALDDVERAVALAPTHISHYQLTLEPNTVFAARVPAGIPDEDSAWDMQEACQARLADAGFAQYEISAYARDGRQCRHNLNYWRFGDYLGIGAGAHGKLTLGATQQVLRRWKLKHPTDYLAKAGTAAAIGGDEYLTAQRLPFDFMLNALRLNEGVPMAMFEARTGLPAAAIADRVALARIRGWLEPDPAWLRPTELGRRFANDVIGLFLD